CCGCTCGATGACCGAGAGGTAGTCCGCTTCCCCCACGAAGCCGGTCAGGGGGGAGTACGCGCCGGTGGCGAGCATCTCCAGGTCGGCCAGGGTGCGTTCGCTGATGCTCAGGCGCGGCAGCGCGGCGAGTTCCGCCGGGTCGAAGTCGTGTCCGGCGCGGCGCACGCCGTTGACCAGGGCGCCGCCGAGGGGGCTGGGGAGGGTGGAGGTGGTGGGGAGCAGGATCGTCATGGGTCGGACCTCTTGATGAAAAGACTCAACTATTCGGGGCAGGAAAAGCCGCTCAGGGTTCAGGCGGCGGCAGGTGTGACGGGCAAGGTCAACAGAGGCGCATCACAACTTCCCGTCCCCGGCCCACAGGCCACACTCGGTCTTGCCCTTGCCAGCCCAGCGGCCCGCGCGGGCGTCCTCACCGGGCCGCACGGCACGCGTACACGTCCAGCAGCCCACGCTCAGGAAGCCGTCCCAGTACAGCGGATTCACCGGCAGGTCCTGCTCGCGCGCATAGGTTTCCAGCCTCTCGCGCGTCCAGTGGGCCAGCGGGTTCACCTTCACCCGCGCGCCGTCCTCGACGAACGGAATGTCCGCGCGGGTGCTCGCCTGATCGCGGCTGCGGGCGTTCAGCAGCGCCGACGGGGCCCGCTCGCGCAGGTACGCCTGGAGGGGCGCGACCTTCCGCACCGCGCAGCAGGCGTCCGGGTCGGCCGCGTACAGGGCCGGGTCGGTCTGCCCGTCCTCGGGGGTCGCGCCGTCGTTCAGGGTCACGAACGTCAGTTCCGGATAGCGGGCGGCCAGCCGGTCACGGGTCGCCAGCGTCTCGGGGAAGTGGTACCCGGTGTCCACGAACACCACCTCGCCCCGGTACCCGGCCTTCACGGCCAGATCGAGCAGCACCACGCCGTTCAGGTTGAACGCGCTGGGCATCAGGACATCCGGGTGCGCCTCCAGCGTCCAGCGGATCACGTCCAGCGGGTCGCTGTCCGGCGTGAAGTCGGGTCGGGGCGAGAGGATCGTCATACCTTCAGGGCCTCCAGCAGCTGCCGCACGCCGTCCTCGACGCTGATGCGGTCCGTGCGAAGGTGCAGGTCCGGGGTCTCGGGGGCCTCG
The Deinococcus sedimenti DNA segment above includes these coding regions:
- a CDS encoding phosphoadenylyl-sulfate reductase produces the protein MTILSPRPDFTPDSDPLDVIRWTLEAHPDVLMPSAFNLNGVVLLDLAVKAGYRGEVVFVDTGYHFPETLATRDRLAARYPELTFVTLNDGATPEDGQTDPALYAADPDACCAVRKVAPLQAYLRERAPSALLNARSRDQASTRADIPFVEDGARVKVNPLAHWTRERLETYAREQDLPVNPLYWDGFLSVGCWTCTRAVRPGEDARAGRWAGKGKTECGLWAGDGKL